A region from the Oryzias latipes chromosome 20, ASM223467v1 genome encodes:
- the pex2 gene encoding peroxisome biogenesis factor 2 — MGLEEAAASPDPHIPVLRISQLDALELDAALEQLLWTRFSHCFQNCRPGLLTPVEPELRALLYLLLWRFTLYSNSATVGQSLLSLRYHRAGSLARRYRPLSPRQKLVLAVLAAGPRWLQDRSHSLLPLVGLGSRGSVFERDDGLFQQGLRKALTLVSGVAKFASLINFFIFLRNGRHPILSERIAGAQAVLSKPNVTRDVTYQYMNRELLWHGFADFLIFLLPLMDTRKLKAAVSSFVFGEESSDRKESGERRELWKECGLCGEWPTMPHTVGCQHVFCYYCIKSHRIADARLTCPKCGAETRQPEPLNMKVQSDRLSTS, encoded by the exons ATGG GTTTGGAGGAAGCAGCCGCCAGTCCTGATCCTCACATTCCCGTGCTGCGCATCAGTCAACTGGATGCCCTGGAGCTAGACGCGGCCCTCGAGCAGCTGCTGTGGACCCGCTTCTCTCATTGCTTCCAGAACTGCCGGCCCGGTCTACTGACCCCCGTGGAGCCAGAATTAAGAGCCCTTCTTTATCTGCTGCTTTGGCGGTTCACACTGTACTCCAACAGCGCCACTGTGGGCCAGTCTTTACTAAGCCTTCGCTATCACAGAGCAGGGTCCTTGGCTCGGCGCTACAGGCCGCTGTCGCCCAGGCAGAAGTTAGTTCTGGCCGTGCTCGCTGCAGGTCCCCGTTGGCTCCAGGATCGTTCCCATTCCCTGCTACCGCTCGTCGGTTTGGGTTCCAGGGGATCTGTGTTTGAAAGAGATGATGGTTTATTCCAGCAAGGTCTTCGTAAAGCTCTGACGCTCGTCTCCGGTGTTGCAAAGTTTGCAAGTCTCATCAACTTCTTTATTTTCCTAAGAAATGGCCGCCACCCCATCCTATCGGAAAGAATCGCCGGAGCTCAGGCTGTCTTAAGCAAGCCCAACGTGACTAGGGATGTAACTTACCAGTACATGAACCGAGAACTGCTGTGGCACGGCTTTGCAGATTTCCTCATATTTCTGTTACCACTCATGGACACAAGGAAGCTGAAAGCAGCCGTGTCTTCTTTTGTGTTCGGGGAAGAAAGTTCTGACAGGAAAGAAAGCGGAGAAAGACGAGAGTTGTGGAAGGAGTGCGGGCTGTGCGGAGAGTGGCCCACCATGCCTCACACAGTGGGCTGCCAACACGTTTTCTGCTACTACTGCATAAAGAGCCACAGGATCGCTGACGCTCGCCTCACTTGTCCGAAATGTGGTGCTGAGACGAGGCAACCTGAGCCGCTAAACATGAAGGTGCAGTCAGATCGATTAAGCACGTCCTAG